A genomic window from Silene latifolia isolate original U9 population chromosome 11, ASM4854445v1, whole genome shotgun sequence includes:
- the LOC141613434 gene encoding uncharacterized protein LOC141613434, which yields MGAKHLSYAGRMVMIRAVLSTLHNYWARIFIIPKTVLKKIDSICREYLWHGHHDSSSPALVAWNHVCRPKRQGGSGLHNLMIWNMAAVAKYVWWIATKADHLWVKWVHAIYIKGRNWKDYEPTSNSSWAWRKICQTKNTFKELLQPGSGVLAFYSTALGYSWLQGQDTGCVWYPWILNTWVVPKHGFISWLMGHNRLLTQDRLMNMQIIQSNLCYLCGLQQESHSHLFFKCEYSRRCCRLVAVWCDEVLPDEECILEWCQKRYRSLSKKRIVGIILAGLIYHVWMARNKCRVEQAVLRPEQLVKCVQMDVCNRVKKYMTKCQKANVKIWLDKFVK from the coding sequence ATGGGGGCAAAACATCTTTCATATGCTGGCAGGATGGTTATGATCAGGGCTGTTCTTAGTACTCTTCACAACTATTGGGCTCGTATTTTCATTATTCCCAAAACTGTACTGAAAAAGATTGACTCAATTTGTAGAGAGTACCTTTGGCATGGGCACCATGATAGTTCTAGCCCAGCCTTAGTTGCTTGGAATCATGTGTGTAGGCCTAAGAGGCAAGGAGGGAGTGGATTACATAATCTGATGATATGGAATATGGCAGCAGTGGCTAAGTATGTGTGGTGGATTGCGACAAAAGCTGATCACTTGTGGGTTAAATGGGTGCATGCAATTTATATCAAGGGCAGGAATTGGAAGGATTATGAACCAACTTCTAATTCGAGCTGGGCTTGGAGAAAGATTTGCCAGACAAAAAATACATTCAAGGAACTCTTACAGCCTGGTTCTGGAGTGCTTGCTTTTTACTCTACTGCTTTGGGATATTCTTGGTTACAAGGTCAGGATACTGGTTGTGTGTGGTACCCATGGATCCTTAATACGTGGGTAGTCCCTAAACATGGCTTTATCAGTTGGTTGATGGGACATAATAGGCTACTTACTCAAGATAGGCTGATGAATATGCAGATCATTCAGTCCAATTTGTGCTATCTTTGTGGTTTGCAGCAGGAAAGTCACAGCCACTTATTCTTTAAGTGTGAATACAGTCGGAGATGTTGCAGGTTGGTTGCTGTATGGTGTGATGAGGTTTTACCTGATGAAGAGTGCATTCTCGAGTGGTGTCAGAAACGTTACAGGAGTCTCAGCAAGAAGAGGATTGTTGGGATTATTTTGGCTGGCCTAATTTATCATGTGTGGATGGCTAGAAACAAGTGTAGGGTGGAACAGGCTGTGCTTCGTCCGGAGCAGCTTGTCAAATGTGTTCAGATGGATGTTTGTAATAGAGTTAAGAAGTATATGACTAAGTGTCAAAAGGCAAATGTTAAAATATGGCTAGATAAATTTGTCAAGTAA